In Candidatus Bathyarchaeum sp., the DNA window CAAGGTAACTAGCATGATTACTGCGGCAACTACCATTTGATATTTTACAAGAAAGCCTAGTCCCAATGTTACGCCGGTTAGAATCAGCATTTTATTGTCGTTGGTTTTTTTCCAGCAAAAAAATGAAAGCAACGAAACAGTGAAAAAGAACATGAGCATGGTTTCAATCATTGCCATTCTGCTTATCCACAAAACACCGGGCATGGAAGCTAACAAGATACTTGAAAGTAGACCAGCTCTAGGTCCATATAGTTTGTAGCCAAACTCAAAAACTGCCCAAACTGAAAGCACACTAAAAACAACTGAAACCAGTCTAGCTGCAAAAATGTTAGCCCCTAGAACTCTGAAAAATATGCTTGTTATCAAATTTAACAACGGGGGATAGAAGGCCTCAGATTGGATATACAATTGCAGTTTTCCTTGGGTTAGTATTAAGCCACTGTAAAGGTGGGGGATTTCGTCCCATACCACTGCTGAGTAATCTAGTTCATTTAATAGGACAATAAAATATCCCACTAAAAATGCTGCAATAGCTAATCTCCAAAGGTTGAAATGTCGCTTAATTTTTGACAGAAACACCTGTTTAGCCATCCAGAATTGTTGGGTACAAAGATTAGTTTTCTTTAGATAAGATATAAAAAACTGACGTAATCCAAAAAATGTGTTGCAATTACTTGATTTTAAAAATCCAATAAATGTAACTTTTTTCATATTTAATTAGATTTTTATCGTTTTCAGGGAGCCGAACATAAGTTCTTACTCAGGTTCAATCCTTGTTTTAATGGATTTCATCCTCTGACTTCACTGGGGTATAAAAACCATTTCAAGCGCAAAAAGAGTCATATATGAATCATTACAGAACCTTTTTTAGAAAGAAAAAAACAGTATTACTAAGGGATTTTACATTGAATAGCCAAACAAAAAGATTAATTGAATTTCATATTAAGGAATGTATTGAAGAACAAGTTACACCAACAGTTGATTGGGCTTCAACTAAATTGGGAGTTTCTTCTAAAAGGGATTTTGCACTTGGATACATAACTGCAGTAATGAAGGTGGGAGGGGTAAGTATTATTGCATCACAACGAGAATCTGAATGCACCCTTCAAGACGCCATGGAGGCAGTGCAAGAAATGATTGAAAAAATACTTCCTGAGATTATCAAAAAAGTTGAAGATGAAGTTGGCTGTTAAAATGGGGTAATGTTTGGCAATTCTGGAGTATGTTGCCGTGAAGTGCCAAGAAATTTATTGTTGTCGAAACTGTGGTTTTGAGTTGCCCAAAAAGGATGCTGTGGTTTCAGGGTGGGATTCTGAAAATGGTTTTCGGCATGTGCATTGTCCTAAGTGTAGTCGTATTATAGCGCATGTCTGATAGGCGCAGTTGTTTGTTTGTGGAATCTAGGTTTATTAGGGCTGTGCCTGTTGATGTCAGTTGGTAGTATTTGGAGGTAAGAACCCTTTTCAGTTTCGGTGTGTACGAGTTTAACTAAGTCCACTTCATGACCTTAGTAAGTTCTTTTACGCGTTTGTTCAACCAAAAAAAACACGCTGCACAGCATGACAAAGAGTAAACCCACCACGTAACAGGGCCAAAATCGCCTCAACACTGTCAGGTCTTACTTTGACTTCTGACTTTAAGTCCTCACTTTTGTTGTAAATTTTGGTCATGGAACCTAGAAAGCTTTTCACAGTAATGCAGTTAAGACCCTCAACGGGTGCCAACATAATCTTCGTTAGATTTACAGTTCCTAACCCAGATATCCAAGTTTGAAATTTCCTCGCCTAGAGTTTCGTTAACTATTACCTTGAACCGTGCGACCGCAAAGTTACAGGATGTAAAATCCATTCCTGCAGAACAACTAACAACTCCAGTTACGTAGCGATTTGAATAATAACAGTTGCTCTCATTTCCTGATATAACTAGATTAACCAGCTAGTTTAGAGTTTTTCAATCTAAATATTGCTCCATAAACCACATGTGAAAAAATCGGTTTTAGATTGTATTACACAGCAAAAAAGGCAGCACAGGTTGTACCAACAATACAGCGTAAAAATGTTGCAAGCCAACAATTAAGAAAAAGTGGGTTTCAGCACCTAGAGGTTCAATTTTAGTTTTTGATGGAGGTTAATTTTTTGCGATTAGTATTTGACGTTAACCTTGCTAGCTTGACAATACCGATGACGTTTTGGATTGCAACTTCAGTTACCATCCGTAAGGGTCCAGTTCCGTTTTTTTTCTCTTCCCAGTCTACTGGAAACTCTACAAACTTGTAGTTGCGGTTTACACTGCGCACAATAATTTCGGTGTCCCAGAACCATCCTGTGCTGTCGCATTCGTCTAGAACGTCTTTGATTAATCGTTTAGAAAAGGCTTTGAATCCAATCTGATGATCCAAAACATGGTCCCTGAACATGACACGAATAATCAAATTATACAGTCGCGAAGAAGCATCCCGCAAACCATCCCGTTGAATTTCTGCTCCATTGATGTATCGAGAACCAAAGGCTAAATCGTTTCCTTGACGAATCAAATTGATTAATTGAGAGAAAAATTGCATGCTTGTTGCCAAGTCGGAGTCTACAAAAGCGTAGATGTCTCCTTCTACAGTTTTGAAGGCTCGTTTGAGTGCCATTCCTTTTCCTAATCTGCAGTCAGAGTGTAAATGGGTAACTTGTTCATAGTTTTTGTCCAGTTCCTGTGCGATTTGGTCGGTTCCGTCGGTGCTTCCGTCTTCGGAGATTATTATTCGAAAGTCCTCGTCTAGTTCTTTGGCTTGTTTCAGGATTGATTCAACACATTTTCGAAGGGTTTTGGATTCGTTACATGCAGGAACTGTTATCACAATCAATCATTATTTCCCAGCTTGTGTTGCGATTAGGGTCACTCCAAGTAAAATGAAAAACACGCCGGTCCAGCTAGTTAGTCCGACTTGTTCTTTAAGGAAAATTTTTGAGAATATAAGGGTCCACACATATGAAGTTGCGATTATTGGGTAGAGTATGGATAGCTGTTCTTTGTTTAGGGCATAAACATAAACAATAGTAGATAATGCATAAATTGCCACTCCAATAATCAGGTGATGGTTAGTTAGCAACATTTTAAGGTCAAATTCTAGGTTAGTTGCACCCCGTTTAAACTCCAGTTGACCAATGCTGCCCATGAACGCAGCAAGCGCAGTTAACAAAATGATTCTCAAGTCCACTGCAGACCTACCCAAATAATCATTCGTGTTAGAAGTACATAAAAGCCTTATGATAGGTTCCGAAAAATTGAGTGTTATTTTGAATTTGGGTTATTTTTTGCGTCGTTTATACATGAAAAATGCAACAGCAACAACTATCAATAAAGCAATTACAAAATACAATAGAGTGTTTACAACATGCAATGATGAAACAGTTTTTGTAGCTTGCTCAAAATCGGCAAATTGGGCTTCAACATTAAAGCTTTGAAGGGGACTCCAATTACTCAATTTACAGCCATAAACTCCGCGCTCAAGCTCATCACAGATGATTCCTTCAACTGAAACCACAGCATCAGTAACAGGACTTTGATCAAAGCCATAACCAACATGAACTTTAACACTGGTTTCTCCTAAGGCGTTAGTTTCCAGTTCAGTTTTAGTTATCTGTATTTGGTCCCAAACTATACTTGTGTCCATATTCTGAGTTTGAATCAAAGAAATCCCAAATTGTTCATCAACAAAGGAAGTAACGTTATACAGCACAGAACCAACTGTGTCCGAAGTTACGTTCATTTCCCACCGTGAGTTCTGGCTGGACCAAACCATCGGGTCGTCATTAACAAAAATTGTTCCTGTTGTATCATCAAAAACTGTTGAGACATACGCATAGTCTGCGGTCAACCAGATTGTCTGCACAGAATTAACTGGAACTGAATCGTCAAAAGCTATTGCACCAGTGATTTCTAGTTGGTCCCAGATGATTTCGGGGTCGTTAACTGCTTTTGCGTAATCTGTTGAGCCTGCGTATTCAACACCTGTGATTGTGACAGCTGTTTTTGCAACCTCATTTGATACAAAATCTAAGCTTACCCAACCAGTTTGATTTGTCACATACTTTGTTCCGTTAACAAAAACAGATGCACCAACAGCATCAGAGCCATCAATTACGTGAGAAACATGAAAGCTTACAGTTTGAAGACTGTTAACGTCTGCATGGTTGTCGCTTACTACGGCTTGGTCGATTACTATTGGCTTAAAACCAAAAACAAGTTCAACGGTGTGGGAACTGAAAACAAAATTGGTGGACCAGATACCTGTTTTCTGGTCATAATTCCATGCTGAAGTTTGTTTGCCATCAACTTTTAGAAAATACGGCGTTTCCTGTCCAGTTTGCACTTGTATGGTGCCTTGTTGTCCAGAAGTTCCCTTTGCATATACGGTCAGAGTTTCTAAGGCGCAGTTCCATGAAACGTTATTTAATGAAGCAGTTGCGGCAACAACAGAAACATCAGTTGAATTTTCCCAACCAACAACAAAGTTTGAGTCAGATTTGACAAGCAAATCATTGGTTTGTTTAGAGTAATCCTGAGTAAGATTGAAGGGGGCACCAAGGACGTATTGGGGTTGTTTATAGTCTGAACAATAAATTCGGGTGAGGTTTTCTGTTTCATCTAAGGCGATTAATTCAACGGTTAATTTTTGGTTAACAAAACTTGGTGCATCATCCAAAATTGCATCTGATTTTAGAACTTTAGGGAACCCTTCATCTTCGATTAAAAGGAAAAGTTTGGATTGATTTTGTTCCAAGGTAACCTCAAGGTAAGCATCCAAGTCGCTACAAATTCCGTATACTTGGCTGTCGCGGTACTCAAAAACTATGTAATCAGTATCAGGCTGTAGGTCTGCTTCCCAGGGCTTAATGGCATAAGTGAAAGTTTGCGTGGCTGTGGAGTTATCATGCTGCAGATAAACGGTTTTGTTTGCTTGTCCTTGGCTTAACCAATATTCTGTTTCTGGAAACGGTGCCTCGGTCATGGGACGGGCATAATACGAGCAAAGGTTGTGAACAAAATCAGTTAAAGCAGCAGTTAAAGCATTATTTGGTAACGACTTTGTGTTGCGAGTGTTAACAAGATAAGTGTAACCTTTGCCGAGTTTGTTTTCGATGATAAAAGCGTTATTTTCTCCTTCAACTTCGTTAACACATGCAATTACTCGCGTGTTTTCACTGTCAGATAACAAGTATTTGTATTTCAAAAACCATGTTTCATCATTACTGTAATCATATGTTGTTCCACTCCACGGATACCAAAAAGTATCTTCAGTAAAGGTAACAGAGTTCAACCAAACATCAGCACTGATATCATATCCGCTGTAGTCTGGAGGTTGCACTTTAACCCCAAACAATGACGAATAATCCTCAGTCCATGCATACGGCTCACTAAGGTCGTCCTCAGTTTCGTTACCATGAATAAAAGACATAGTAGACAAGAAAACGCCCCCATCCTGAACATAATCTTCAAGGTTTGATACAATTGCTTGACTGAGTTGGCTCCAACCTAACCCGATAATCAAATCATACTGTTCTAGAACAGAAGGTGGAGAATAAATTGAAATGACATCAACCATTCCAAAAGGCAAACCAGTAAATTCTTTACCAGTTAAAGCTGCCCCAATCTGCCAATTGTCTCCAATTCCAGGAAAGAATAAATTCAAAAGCTCATAATCGCAGTCCCCTTGCACACCATCTTGGTTCCATAAGCCCCAGTCTTTGCCTCTGCCGCCCCAGCCACTCTGTCCAAGCATAACAGCAATAGAGGACTCATACTCCGGTTGTGTATAATCTAACTCGTTTTGGTTTTTCAAAAAAGTGTAGAAACGCTGAAGGGTTCTGCCATATTCGGTAAGTTTTCCATTTTCATCCAAAATGATGAATTTCTCAGGCCAATCACGGTCAAGAGTTCCAAAAAAGTTGCCTTGTTCAAAAAAGAAGTACTTTGCGCCATAAAACCAGCCTTCATAAAGGGCTCGCTCTACATCGTTGCCTGTAAAACCTCCTGGAGGTAATATCCATTCGCGCCAAGTATCTACCCATAGGCCCCAAGCGGGAATGTCGTAACTGTTTTTCATTCCTCGAGTTAAACCAATCATTAACTCGGTATTTGGTGCATTGAAAACCTTGGTAATTAAAACATCACAACTAGAAATGTTTGCAGAAGCATAACTCACAACATTTTCTTGCAAAAACACTTGAGCTCCAACTTCTTTGAATTCTTCCAATTGCATCGATGAGGATATGTTTTCAATTATGGCTTGTTCTGCTTCAAGGCGACTGTCGATTGTTCCTGTTGAATTATCCAGCCAAAGTTGCATGTCAGTTTGTTTTCCGGAAACTTCCTGAACAAGGATTCCCAAAAGGTGAGGATACTTAGTTTGCCATGAAGAAAATTGTTCAGGACTAATTCGAACTTCATGGTCTGAAAAATTGTAGGTTTCAAAGATTGTGTAAAGCCCCAAGCTGTCTGCTTCGCTTATTGCTTCTTCGATTAAGTTTAGGTCCCATGCTTGGTCCATGGGATGCAAAATAACCATGTTGCCTAATTGTAGTTCGTCTATTTTGTGTATGCTATTCAAGATTACTTGTTGCTCGCTTTCGAGAATTAAAATCCCCATAAAATATTCGGGATATCTTTCAGAGATTGTTTGTTGAGCTGAAACATTAGAAGGAAACATTGTAAAAACAAGTAAAACACAAACAAAACTAGCAAACAAGAAGTTGAATTTGTTGTGTTCACTCATTTTGTTAGCCTACTAAGAATTTTTGGTATATTCTTGCCTGGTTTGCATAAATGCTTTTTCCACATTCACCCAGAAGGGATGTAAATAAACAAGGGATGAATGTAATAAAAAAATAATCCGCAGTACCAAATCAATTTGGGTTCATGATTCGGTACAAACAAATAAATTCAAAAAAAGAGGTTTAACGAAGATTTGCTTCGTTAGGATAACCATAGCTTTCCCAAAAACCCAAATAGTCTTCGTCATTAGACAACTCTATTTGGGTTATCCATTTTATCCATTTATATCCAAGTTTGCTTTCTGCCACTAACTGGAAAGGGTAACCCCGCTCAGCCGGAAGAGTTACGTTATTCATTTTATAGGCAATCATTATGTCATTTTCAAGTATGTAATCCAAAGGCAACGCCGTAGAATACCCATCGTAAGCATAAAATATCACAGTGTTAGCTGAAGAATCAACTTGGGCATTTTCAAACAAGTCAGCAAGCTGAATTCCGTCCCAAAGTATTGTTACTTTCCAGCCTTCTACACAATACAAAGTTACAACCTTCTTGTGCGTAGAAAAACCATTGACAACCTCGTCATAGGTGTAATTTTTTGGATTATCAACTAAACCAGTAAGGGCTAAACGGTAAGTTTGGTTATCCACATACTGGGGACCATCAATAGAATTTTCACGAAAAGCACTGATAGATGAAAGGTCTTGGCCTTCGTATTCACGAACTTCGACATAATCAACATTATCGGGTTCAGATGGATTAAAAACCACCCAAGCCATTATTCCGACAACCACAATTGAAACTATCAAAAGCATAGCAACATAAACTGCAACATTTTTTTTATCAGCCAAAACAGATCCTCTATAAATATGACGTATGTCATAGCTTAAATACCTTTCAGAATCAAAAATCGAGAGGAACAGTAAAATAGCCAAAACACCAAAGCCGTCTAACAAAGAGGAAAACATCAATGGACAGCGACCAACTCCAAGGATTCATCAAAAAATACTCCCCCCTACTAATCTGCCTATTAGGCATGGCATACTTAGTAGCCAGAGGACAACACGGAACAGCATCCTTACTTTTAGCAGTAGGCCTAGCAATGCAATACTTCTGGATGAGAAGTAAATACCCCAGATACTAAAAAATTAGAAAACTCTGCCGTCGATTTAAACAACAAAACTAACTGCTTTGGCATATTAGTATCCTGATACTATTTCTATTATGTTGAAAAACACACTATTTTCTGAATTTTTCAGCACCATACACATCTGCCTCCAAAGGTTCACACTTACCTTGGAGCATCACTTCTTTTTGATATGCACGAGCGCTCCACTTGCTTGGATGATATTTTGTTGTCGATGGCTCCAGCTTGGTTGAGCGGCAACCTTGTAAGCTGTTGGTCACGGGATCAAATCCCGCCCGAGGCTCCATTAAAACAATGTTAAGAAGTGCTCATATGTGAAAGCATGGCTCAATTTTGTTCACAACAGTTTTTGAGTCATTACATTTTTTTGGTTGTAAACAGTTTTCATTTGGTAAAAAAACGCCCGATTACAATGTTTAGATTGTTATCATAATTTTCGCGATTACCAACGTATTCTGTTAACTTTCCTCGCGTAATAATTTCCTCTTTTGATAAGTTTGTCTTTGTGATGCACATTTGAATGTCTTGAAGGTCTCTGTCATTTGATCGACCTATCTTTGTGACTATGATGTCAACAGGGTTTAATGCTAATAATTCGATGTTTTCATATTCCTTGATCTTTACGCTTTTTTGCAAATAATCTGAATGAAGAATTTGAGAAATATCATTCCATCATCCCAAATGTCAATTTTTAGACCATGCGGTATGTTTGATATTGTTTTTTCATATTCATCTCTGTTTTCCGATGGAATTGTAAAATCAAGGTCTATTGTTGAGGATTTTAGATCTAAAAGAGTCATAGCTGTACCTCCAACTGCTACCAAAGTAATTTTTTTCTCTAATTCTTTATCAAGTATCTCCAGGAAATCAAATAAACCTGTTTTATCAAGTGGCATTATAAAGCCTCATTTTTTCTATTATTTCCTGTTTGTTTGTTGGGATCTCTTCGATTTGTAAACTATCAAGTATTTCGATAGTTTTTATGATTTCATTTTCTGGTTTTATTTCTCTAATTGCTTTAAGTAAACCTAGTAATTTATCGGATGTCTGAAATTTCTGACAAAGAAATATCAAAAGATTTGGATCAAAGTTGTTTTTAGAAATAATTATGGGTATTGCTTCAAAAAGTCTAGAATTGTTTTGGAGTAACATTGCATTTATAATGTATTCAATGCAAATTTTTTTACCGGTTTCAATTTTCCATCCGAATTCTTTATAACCAAATCGATTGAGGTTGTAGAATAAATCAGTGTCAGAAATTTTGGTAGGTTTTAGTTCGTCCAAAAAAGTTCTAATTTTAGATTTATCTTTAATTGATTTTATTTCTCCCCAGAATGATTGAGGACAAAAAAGATTCAGAATGTGTGGTAGAAATTCTCTAATGGGATTTATTTCATCTGATCCTATTAGTTCAGAAAATTTATTTTGAGTAGTAATTAGCCCTGTGATTTGAATGTTATATTTTTTTTGTGTGTCTAACATTCTTTTGTGAATCCAGATTGTTTGATTATAGTAATTTGATGATTTCTTTAGAAGAAATAGCAATTCTATTCTGTTGAGTTTAATGTTTCTCTCAATTTTTATTGAACCAATGGTTCTTATGGAACAAATATTGTTCATGGCTTGTTCAATTTCAATAAGAATCGGTAATAGTTCAGGTTTATTTTTGAAAAATTTTCTTTTTTTCTCAATGTCCATTTCAGTCAAAAAATCTAGCAACAAATAGTTTTGAAAGTTCAACTCAATTAATGACGTTCTTCCCATTTGATTTAAATTGATTAAGTTTTGTTTCTTGAGTTTTTGTATTTTTTGGTAAATATTCGCATAATATGCATTACCATATTTTTTCTTAATTTTCTTTGTTAATGTGCTAATGGACAAAGAATCATCCAAGTTAGATGATAAAATATCGAAGATTTGCAATGTAGATTTGTCCATTGTGTTTTTCTCCGGTCCATCTGGAATAAAGCAAATCAATCATATAAAAATTACTATAACATTATAGTAAAATTACTATAAGAGAAAGGTTTATACCCGACAAACA includes these proteins:
- a CDS encoding glycosyltransferase; translated protein: MITVPACNESKTLRKCVESILKQAKELDEDFRIIISEDGSTDGTDQIAQELDKNYEQVTHLHSDCRLGKGMALKRAFKTVEGDIYAFVDSDLATSMQFFSQLINLIRQGNDLAFGSRYINGAEIQRDGLRDASSRLYNLIIRVMFRDHVLDHQIGFKAFSKRLIKDVLDECDSTGWFWDTEIIVRSVNRNYKFVEFPVDWEEKKNGTGPLRMVTEVAIQNVIGIVKLARLTSNTNRKKLTSIKN
- a CDS encoding EamA family transporter, whose protein sequence is MDLRIILLTALAAFMGSIGQLEFKRGATNLEFDLKMLLTNHHLIIGVAIYALSTIVYVYALNKEQLSILYPIIATSYVWTLIFSKIFLKEQVGLTSWTGVFFILLGVTLIATQAGK
- a CDS encoding molybdopterin-dependent oxidoreductase, translating into MADKKNVAVYVAMLLIVSIVVVGIMAWVVFNPSEPDNVDYVEVREYEGQDLSSISAFRENSIDGPQYVDNQTYRLALTGLVDNPKNYTYDEVVNGFSTHKKVVTLYCVEGWKVTILWDGIQLADLFENAQVDSSANTVIFYAYDGYSTALPLDYILENDIMIAYKMNNVTLPAERGYPFQLVAESKLGYKWIKWITQIELSNDEDYLGFWESYGYPNEANLR